One segment of Haloplanus natans DSM 17983 DNA contains the following:
- a CDS encoding universal stress protein has product MFEGVLARLVAVARRLRRFERRELAAFGRWVQHTGNLLHLTVLVAVPLLIGFVTLVSNALAELSFLLFPPLASGAYTLFSDPEGRYASPRKFVVGLVVGALCGWAALGLSAPLFPMATIVSVSPVSAALSIFLTGAATWALDVEEPAAFSTALLVLVTDDASPEAYVTSVAVFGALVALVFSVWRTRFYERRAQYLYDTAQGDDHVLVPMRGDPEAAETTALFGATLAAAHDAGKVVLLSVLEEGPDGDAAPTLDDAATETAARLEDAARTVRTRAGVPCEVVVARDAPVPTTMETATNTNCDLVVTPYEEDRGLLSPYVRGVFDSEFDAVAFRSTTGTRRWRRILVTVARPGDTAHAMLDFAARLAGKSGSLSVCTCIDAEVERRRAESRLANLAETVDADVETRVARSNVTDFIGANAGAYDLLVVGSSGDRSRASRFVSPPTFERLHDVECDVAIVDRGKP; this is encoded by the coding sequence ATGTTCGAGGGTGTGCTCGCCCGATTGGTCGCCGTTGCCCGTCGGCTCCGGCGGTTCGAGCGCCGCGAACTCGCGGCCTTCGGCCGCTGGGTCCAGCACACCGGCAACCTCCTCCACCTGACGGTGTTGGTGGCCGTGCCGTTGCTCATCGGCTTCGTCACCCTCGTCTCGAACGCACTGGCCGAACTCTCCTTTCTCCTCTTCCCGCCGCTCGCCTCCGGCGCGTACACGCTCTTTTCCGATCCGGAAGGCCGGTACGCCTCCCCCCGGAAGTTCGTCGTCGGCCTCGTCGTCGGCGCGCTGTGTGGGTGGGCGGCGCTCGGCCTTTCTGCACCTCTGTTCCCGATGGCCACTATCGTCTCCGTATCGCCGGTCAGCGCCGCCCTCTCCATTTTCCTCACCGGCGCCGCGACGTGGGCGCTCGACGTGGAGGAGCCGGCGGCGTTCTCGACGGCGTTGCTCGTCCTCGTCACCGACGACGCGTCGCCCGAGGCGTACGTCACGAGCGTCGCGGTGTTTGGCGCCCTCGTCGCGCTGGTGTTCTCGGTCTGGCGCACCCGGTTCTACGAACGCCGCGCGCAGTATCTCTACGACACCGCACAGGGCGACGACCACGTCCTCGTCCCCATGCGTGGCGACCCCGAGGCCGCGGAGACGACGGCCCTCTTCGGGGCGACGCTCGCCGCCGCCCACGACGCCGGGAAAGTGGTGTTGCTTTCGGTGCTGGAGGAGGGGCCCGACGGGGACGCCGCCCCGACGCTCGACGACGCCGCGACCGAAACTGCGGCACGGCTCGAAGACGCCGCCAGAACGGTTCGAACGCGTGCCGGCGTCCCCTGTGAAGTCGTCGTGGCGCGGGACGCGCCGGTACCGACGACGATGGAGACGGCGACGAACACGAACTGCGACCTCGTGGTCACGCCGTACGAGGAGGACCGTGGCCTGCTCTCGCCGTACGTCCGCGGCGTGTTCGACAGCGAGTTCGACGCCGTTGCCTTCCGGTCGACGACGGGGACGCGCCGGTGGCGGCGGATTCTCGTAACGGTCGCCCGCCCGGGCGACACCGCCCACGCGATGCTCGATTTTGCGGCGCGACTGGCCGGCAAGAGCGGGAGCCTGAGCGTCTGTACCTGCATCGACGCCGAAGTGGAGCGCCGGCGCGCCGAATCGCGGCTGGCGAACCTCGCCGAGACGGTGGACGCGGACGTGGAGACGCGGGTGGCGCGCAGCAACGTCACCGACTTTATCGGCGCCAACGCCGGCGCGTACGACTTGCTTGTGGTCGGGTCGTCGGGCGACCGCTCCCGCGCTTCCCGGTTCGTCTCGCCGCCCACCTTCGAACGGCTCCACGACGTGGAGTGTGACGTGGCGATCGTCGACCGGGGGAAGCCGTAG
- a CDS encoding nucleoside phosphorylase → MTLQPHLRVGDGDVHDVALMPGDPGRVERIAAACDSATDLAHNREYRLVDAEYDGVPLTICSTGVGSPSAAIALEELAAVGVETVIRPGTTGALQAGIEIGDMVVATGAAKEEGTTKRYERAEYPAVPDFEVVRALVDASEANDEAVHVGPVVTDDAFYAETDDYVADWEAAGLLAVEMEAAALFTLARRKGLRAGAICTVDGNLVEGTQKGTGDATEDELPPKARNNVERMIGLALDAAATLG, encoded by the coding sequence ATGACACTCCAGCCGCACCTGCGGGTCGGCGACGGCGACGTACACGATGTGGCGCTCATGCCCGGCGATCCGGGCCGCGTCGAGCGAATCGCCGCCGCCTGCGATTCGGCCACCGACCTCGCGCACAACCGCGAGTACCGCCTCGTCGACGCCGAGTACGACGGCGTCCCGCTGACCATCTGTTCGACGGGTGTGGGGTCGCCCTCGGCGGCCATCGCGCTCGAAGAACTTGCCGCCGTCGGCGTCGAGACGGTCATCCGGCCGGGGACGACCGGCGCGCTCCAAGCCGGCATCGAGATCGGCGACATGGTGGTCGCCACCGGCGCCGCCAAGGAGGAGGGGACGACCAAGCGGTACGAGCGGGCCGAGTATCCGGCGGTCCCCGACTTCGAGGTGGTTCGCGCGCTCGTCGACGCGAGCGAGGCGAACGACGAAGCCGTCCACGTCGGCCCCGTCGTCACCGACGACGCGTTCTACGCCGAGACGGACGACTACGTGGCCGATTGGGAGGCCGCGGGCCTGCTCGCGGTGGAGATGGAGGCGGCCGCGCTCTTTACCCTCGCGCGGCGCAAGGGGCTCCGGGCCGGCGCCATCTGCACCGTCGACGGCAACCTCGTCGAGGGGACACAGAAGGGCACCGGCGACGCCACCGAGGACGAACTGCCGCCGAAAGCCCGCAACAACGTCGAGCGGATGATCGGGCTCGCGCTCGACGCCGCCGCCACGCTGGGCTAG
- a CDS encoding DUF63 family protein, protein MAVLPEGFALPPLPYLVVLVAGLVAVGTLLRRRRPPVTDATIRAFVPWMVLGSALHVLYVLGALPSVVRPFAGTPAVYLSVAVVAGAAWLAVGADAGTARRLRRVGILLALPVVAAVLAVGAGAGTLRLGYALGILVGAGVAAAGTWLLLRRLRPAVTVTGRLGILAVGAHALDGVSTAVGVDLLGFGERTPLSRLVIEFGASLPTAPAVGGAWLFVLVKLVVASAVVVALTETVREEPTTGRLLLGFVAAVGLGPGAHNVLLFTVAP, encoded by the coding sequence ATGGCCGTCCTTCCCGAGGGCTTCGCGCTTCCGCCGCTCCCCTATCTGGTCGTCCTCGTCGCCGGTCTGGTCGCCGTCGGCACACTCCTCCGCCGTCGCCGCCCTCCGGTCACGGACGCGACGATACGCGCGTTCGTGCCGTGGATGGTTCTCGGCTCCGCCCTACACGTCCTCTATGTCCTCGGTGCGCTCCCGTCGGTCGTGCGACCGTTTGCCGGGACCCCCGCCGTCTACCTCTCCGTCGCCGTCGTCGCGGGGGCGGCGTGGCTCGCCGTCGGTGCGGACGCCGGAACCGCCCGCCGACTGCGCCGCGTCGGCATCCTCCTCGCCCTCCCCGTCGTCGCCGCCGTCCTCGCCGTCGGCGCGGGCGCCGGGACGCTCCGTCTCGGCTACGCGCTCGGCATCCTCGTCGGCGCCGGCGTCGCCGCCGCCGGCACGTGGCTCCTCCTCCGACGCCTTCGCCCTGCGGTGACCGTCACCGGCCGCCTCGGCATCCTCGCCGTCGGCGCCCACGCCCTCGACGGCGTCTCGACGGCCGTGGGCGTCGACCTCCTCGGGTTCGGCGAGCGCACCCCGCTCTCGCGGCTCGTCATCGAGTTCGGGGCGTCGCTCCCCACCGCCCCCGCCGTCGGCGGCGCGTGGCTGTTCGTCCTCGTGAAACTCGTCGTCGCCTCGGCCGTGGTCGTCGCGCTGACCGAGACGGTCCGCGAGGAGCCGACGACCGGCCGACTCCTGCTGGGGTTCGTCGCCGCCGTCGGACTGGGTCCGGGTGCGCACAACGTCCTCCTGTTCACCGTCGCTCCCTGA
- the deoC gene encoding deoxyribose-phosphate aldolase has translation MDRADFAARIDHTVLGPETTPADARRVVAEAAEHGTNACIPPCYVAEAVDEAPDVTVVTVVGFPHGQHDPTVKREEAVEAWEDGADELDVVVNVGRVRAGETDAVTDELGELVATVPVPVKVIVEAPLLTETEMRRAAEAAVEADADYLKTGTGFAGPATVEDVALLAEYLPVKASGGIETYETAKAMLDAGADRIGASAGVTLVEGFDG, from the coding sequence ATGGACCGAGCCGACTTCGCCGCACGCATCGACCACACCGTCCTCGGGCCGGAGACGACGCCCGCCGACGCCCGGCGGGTCGTCGCGGAAGCGGCCGAACACGGGACGAACGCCTGCATTCCCCCGTGTTACGTTGCCGAAGCCGTCGACGAGGCACCGGACGTGACGGTGGTGACGGTCGTGGGATTCCCACACGGCCAGCACGACCCCACGGTGAAACGCGAGGAGGCCGTCGAAGCGTGGGAGGACGGCGCGGACGAACTCGACGTGGTGGTGAACGTCGGGCGGGTGCGAGCGGGCGAGACGGACGCGGTGACCGACGAACTCGGCGAACTCGTCGCCACCGTGCCCGTACCGGTGAAAGTCATCGTCGAGGCGCCGCTGCTGACGGAGACGGAGATGCGGCGGGCCGCGGAGGCCGCCGTCGAGGCCGACGCCGACTACCTCAAGACGGGCACCGGCTTCGCGGGGCCGGCGACCGTCGAGGACGTGGCGCTGCTCGCGGAGTATCTGCCGGTGAAAGCGAGCGGGGGGATCGAAACCTACGAGACGGCGAAGGCGATGCTTGACGCGGGCGCGGACCGTATCGGCGCGTCGGCGGGCGTCACGCTGGTCGAGGGGTTCGACGGGTAG
- a CDS encoding tRNA (N(6)-L-threonylcarbamoyladenosine(37)-C(2))-methylthiotransferase, with translation MARYHIETYGCTANRGESRGIEQRLRDGGHYPADGPADADVAILNTCTVVEKTERNMLRRAEELQAETGDLVVTGCMALAQGEAFAEAGIDADVVHWDAVPEAALNGECPTTTPDAEPILDGVIGILPIARGCMSDCSYCITKRATGRIDSPPVEENVEKARALVHAGATELRITGQDTGVYGWDRNQGESLLPELLDRICDIEGDFRVRVGMANPKGVHGVREELADVFAENDELYNFLHAPVQSGSDDVLGDMRRQHRVDEFLEVVETFDDRLDEWTLSTDFIVGFPTETDADHEMSMDLLRRVRPEKINVTRFSKRPGTDAADMKGLGGTIKKERSKAMSELKREVVGEVHESMVGTRREVLAVRPGTGDSVKCRDGAYRQVIVTRADERGIEPGDFVDVEITGHETMYAFGEPV, from the coding sequence ATGGCGCGGTATCACATCGAGACGTACGGGTGTACGGCCAACCGCGGCGAGAGCCGAGGGATCGAGCAACGGCTCCGCGACGGCGGCCACTACCCCGCCGACGGGCCAGCGGACGCCGACGTGGCCATCCTCAACACCTGTACGGTCGTCGAGAAGACGGAGCGCAACATGCTCCGCCGGGCCGAGGAACTGCAGGCCGAGACGGGCGACCTCGTGGTGACGGGCTGTATGGCGCTGGCACAGGGCGAGGCGTTCGCCGAGGCGGGCATCGACGCCGACGTGGTCCACTGGGACGCGGTGCCCGAGGCGGCGCTGAACGGCGAGTGTCCGACGACGACGCCCGACGCCGAGCCGATCCTCGACGGCGTGATCGGCATCCTCCCCATCGCACGCGGCTGTATGAGCGACTGTTCGTACTGCATCACAAAGCGCGCGACGGGGCGAATCGACTCGCCACCGGTCGAGGAAAACGTCGAGAAAGCACGGGCGCTGGTCCACGCCGGCGCGACGGAACTCCGCATCACGGGCCAGGACACCGGCGTCTACGGCTGGGACCGCAACCAGGGCGAGAGCCTCCTGCCCGAACTCCTGGATCGAATCTGTGACATCGAGGGCGACTTCCGGGTGCGGGTCGGCATGGCCAATCCGAAAGGCGTCCACGGCGTGCGGGAGGAACTCGCCGACGTCTTCGCCGAAAACGACGAACTGTACAATTTCCTGCACGCGCCGGTGCAGTCGGGGTCGGACGACGTACTCGGCGATATGCGCCGCCAGCACCGGGTCGACGAGTTCCTGGAGGTGGTCGAGACGTTCGACGACCGCCTCGACGAGTGGACGCTCTCGACTGACTTCATCGTCGGCTTCCCGACCGAGACGGACGCCGACCACGAGATGAGCATGGACCTCCTGAGGCGGGTGCGCCCGGAGAAGATCAACGTCACCCGCTTCTCGAAGCGGCCGGGGACGGACGCCGCCGACATGAAGGGGCTCGGCGGGACGATCAAGAAGGAGCGCTCGAAGGCGATGTCCGAGTTGAAACGCGAGGTGGTGGGCGAGGTCCACGAATCGATGGTGGGGACACGGCGCGAGGTGCTCGCGGTGCGACCGGGCACCGGCGACTCCGTGAAATGTCGCGACGGCGCCTACCGTCAGGTGATCGTCACGCGGGCCGACGAGCGAGGGATCGAGCCGGGTGATTTCGTCGACGTGGAGATCACGGGCCACGAGACGATGTACGCCTTCGGCGAGCCGGTATGA
- a CDS encoding multidrug DMT transporter permease, translating into MKWLRSGLRRDICVVVASEGAPTAQRCKAAVESRYDDRIDPKTFYGALDALTDTGHLRKTVDGLHDRYELTAAGERALRDHYEWVDGALADDGAE; encoded by the coding sequence ATGAAGTGGCTCCGGAGCGGCCTCCGCCGCGATATCTGTGTCGTCGTCGCGAGCGAGGGCGCGCCGACGGCCCAGAGGTGTAAGGCGGCCGTGGAGTCGCGATACGACGACCGGATCGACCCCAAGACCTTCTACGGCGCGCTGGACGCGCTGACGGATACGGGCCACCTGAGGAAGACGGTCGACGGCCTGCACGACCGCTACGAACTCACGGCGGCGGGCGAACGGGCGCTCCGGGACCACTACGAGTGGGTCGACGGGGCGCTCGCGGACGACGGTGCGGAGTGA
- a CDS encoding cation diffusion facilitator family transporter: MSADRESFLKASWVNVASNVVKIGVEGFLGVTFGSLALMADAAHSVADLLASAVVLVWGRFVYDDPDASHPHGHDRFEPLTALFVGGVLVLLGLKLLYDSGHALLDGPAAEYSVVLVAGLLVALVVRYACYVYTVRVNREVGSPSLRALAADSKNDIYTTIAVVAGVAGMALGYPIFDPLAGGVVSLLVIYQGVDVSRENIRYLSDGAPPTEERDRIEAAIRSHPEVHGLHDFVAYYSGHVIEVEFHAEVDGDLSLAEAHDLETQLRERVREIEPVSDVHVHLDPAGLGEWKDAAERSSASTTVR; encoded by the coding sequence ATGAGCGCGGATCGTGAATCGTTCCTCAAGGCGTCGTGGGTCAACGTCGCCTCCAACGTCGTCAAAATCGGCGTCGAGGGGTTCCTGGGCGTCACCTTCGGCAGCCTCGCGCTCATGGCCGACGCCGCCCACTCCGTCGCGGACCTCCTCGCGAGCGCCGTCGTCCTCGTCTGGGGGCGGTTCGTCTACGACGACCCCGACGCCTCCCACCCGCACGGCCACGACCGGTTCGAACCCCTCACCGCCCTGTTCGTGGGTGGCGTTCTCGTTCTTCTGGGCCTGAAACTCCTCTACGACTCCGGGCACGCCCTCCTCGATGGCCCGGCCGCCGAGTACAGCGTCGTCCTCGTCGCCGGCCTCCTCGTCGCCCTCGTCGTCCGGTATGCCTGCTACGTCTACACCGTCCGCGTCAACCGCGAAGTCGGTTCGCCGAGTCTCCGCGCCCTCGCCGCCGACAGCAAAAACGATATCTACACCACCATCGCTGTCGTCGCCGGCGTCGCCGGTATGGCGCTTGGCTACCCGATCTTCGACCCGCTGGCCGGCGGCGTCGTGAGCCTCCTCGTCATCTATCAGGGCGTCGATGTCTCGCGGGAGAACATCCGCTATCTCTCCGACGGCGCGCCCCCCACGGAGGAACGCGATCGGATCGAAGCCGCGATTCGCTCGCATCCCGAGGTCCACGGCCTCCACGACTTCGTCGCCTACTACTCCGGACACGTCATCGAGGTGGAGTTTCACGCCGAAGTCGACGGCGACCTCTCCCTGGCCGAGGCTCACGACCTCGAAACCCAACTCCGGGAACGGGTGCGGGAGATCGAACCCGTCTCGGACGTGCACGTCCACCTCGATCCCGCCGGCCTCGGCGAGTGGAAAGACGCCGCCGAACGGTCGTCCGCGTCGACGACGGTGCGGTGA
- a CDS encoding HIT family protein, which translates to MDQLFAPWRIEWVSRDDDGDVEGCPFCVLPTRDDDRASRIVARSDHAFVILNNYPYNPGHAMVIPDRHEGDYRGLDDAELLDHARLKQRTFDAMDAAFAPDGYNAGLNLGGGAAGGSIDDHLHTHVVPRWSGDTNFMPVVADTTVIVEAVDETYDRLRDAFAAQPGATVPGDDRAISFSMD; encoded by the coding sequence ATGGACCAACTGTTCGCGCCGTGGCGCATCGAGTGGGTGAGCCGCGACGACGACGGCGACGTGGAGGGCTGTCCGTTCTGTGTCCTCCCCACCCGCGACGACGACCGGGCGAGTCGGATCGTCGCCCGGAGCGACCACGCGTTCGTCATCCTGAACAACTACCCCTACAATCCCGGGCACGCGATGGTGATCCCCGACCGACATGAGGGCGACTACCGCGGGCTCGACGACGCGGAACTTCTGGACCACGCCCGCCTCAAGCAACGCACGTTCGACGCGATGGACGCAGCCTTCGCGCCCGACGGCTACAACGCCGGCCTCAACCTCGGCGGCGGTGCCGCCGGCGGTTCCATCGACGACCACCTCCACACCCACGTCGTCCCCCGGTGGTCCGGCGACACCAACTTCATGCCCGTCGTCGCCGACACCACAGTCATCGTCGAAGCCGTCGACGAGACGTACGACCGTCTCCGCGACGCCTTCGCCGCCCAACCGGGCGCGACGGTCCCCGGCGACGACCGGGCGATATCGTTCTCGATGGATTAG
- a CDS encoding DUF7835 family putative zinc beta-ribbon protein → MKAKRPNPDTNLELCPDCGRETRHAVRVEIRTENPASANAAFSREPYRVAVCGECEAESIQRMNDA, encoded by the coding sequence ATGAAGGCGAAGCGTCCCAACCCAGACACTAACCTCGAACTGTGTCCCGACTGCGGACGGGAAACCAGGCACGCGGTCCGGGTCGAAATCCGGACGGAGAACCCTGCCTCGGCGAACGCCGCGTTCTCGCGGGAGCCGTACCGGGTCGCGGTCTGTGGGGAGTGTGAGGCGGAGTCGATCCAGCGGATGAACGACGCCTAG
- the map gene encoding type II methionyl aminopeptidase has translation MSVGPLDEETVEKYRQAGEALRTVLDEAAGMIEPGVTHLEVAEHAEDRIYELADGPAFPVNISVDEEASHSTPARDDETTFDEGMVCLDVGVHVDGYIADAATTVDLSGNPELVEAAEEALDVAIDAVAPGVDTGYIGGEIEDVIRGYGYTPVLNLSGHGVAQWDAHTGPSVPNRGIEHGSELQVGDVVAIEPFATDGRGKVSEGNKEEIYGLERERSVRNRQARQVLEQVTEEYRTLPFAARWIDASRAEMALRRLKQQDVIHGYPVLKEEAGRLVSQAEHTLIVTDDGCEITTA, from the coding sequence ATGAGCGTAGGACCCCTCGACGAGGAAACCGTCGAGAAGTATCGCCAGGCTGGCGAGGCGTTGCGGACCGTCCTCGACGAGGCGGCCGGGATGATCGAACCCGGCGTCACCCACCTCGAAGTCGCCGAACACGCCGAGGATCGGATCTACGAACTCGCGGACGGGCCTGCCTTCCCCGTCAACATCAGCGTCGACGAGGAGGCCTCCCACTCCACCCCCGCCCGCGACGACGAGACGACGTTCGACGAGGGGATGGTCTGTCTCGACGTGGGCGTCCACGTCGACGGCTACATCGCCGACGCCGCGACGACGGTCGACCTTTCGGGCAATCCCGAACTCGTGGAGGCGGCGGAGGAGGCCCTCGACGTGGCCATCGACGCCGTCGCTCCCGGCGTCGACACCGGCTACATCGGCGGCGAAATCGAGGACGTGATCCGGGGCTACGGCTACACGCCCGTCCTCAACCTCTCGGGCCACGGCGTCGCGCAGTGGGACGCCCACACCGGCCCGTCGGTCCCCAACCGCGGTATCGAACACGGCTCGGAACTCCAGGTCGGCGATGTCGTCGCCATCGAACCCTTCGCCACCGACGGCCGCGGCAAGGTGAGCGAGGGGAACAAAGAGGAGATCTACGGGCTCGAACGGGAGCGTTCGGTCCGGAACCGCCAGGCTCGGCAGGTGCTCGAACAGGTGACCGAGGAGTACCGCACCCTCCCCTTCGCCGCCCGGTGGATCGACGCCTCGCGCGCGGAGATGGCGCTCCGACGGCTCAAACAGCAGGACGTGATCCACGGCTATCCCGTGTTGAAAGAGGAGGCAGGACGGCTGGTGAGTCAGGCCGAACACACCCTCATCGTCACCGACGACGGGTGTGAGATCACGACCGCGTAG
- a CDS encoding metallophosphoesterase family protein, which produces MIRTDALDASLDLALGDEHREIDADAWDDIYVVGDVHGCLQELQRLVDRLDPGANDLVVFVGDLVRKGPDSGGVIDFVRSRPNFVTVRGNNEEKLLRDEKSLDSLSEDDLRWIADLPVAVHWDGALVVHAGVDPRKSLVEHTVDDFENVRELGDGDYEPPFWYDEYAGDHRVFFGHTPLEAPVVREHAVGLDTGCVYGGTLTAYDCRGDRFVSVAPDRTVQERPARKFVTPRRTVAAD; this is translated from the coding sequence ATGATCCGGACCGACGCGCTCGACGCCAGCCTCGACCTGGCCCTGGGCGACGAGCACCGGGAAATCGACGCCGACGCGTGGGACGATATCTACGTGGTCGGCGACGTGCACGGCTGTCTACAGGAGCTACAACGACTCGTCGACCGCCTCGATCCCGGCGCGAACGACCTCGTCGTCTTCGTCGGTGACCTCGTCCGAAAAGGTCCCGACAGCGGCGGCGTGATCGACTTCGTGCGCTCCCGCCCCAACTTCGTCACCGTCCGCGGCAACAACGAGGAGAAACTCCTCCGGGACGAGAAGTCCCTCGACTCGCTCTCCGAAGACGATCTCCGGTGGATCGCCGACCTCCCCGTCGCCGTCCACTGGGACGGCGCGCTGGTCGTCCACGCCGGCGTCGACCCGCGGAAGTCGCTCGTCGAACACACCGTCGACGACTTCGAGAACGTCCGCGAACTCGGCGACGGCGACTACGAACCCCCGTTCTGGTACGACGAGTACGCGGGCGACCACCGCGTCTTCTTCGGGCACACGCCGCTCGAAGCGCCGGTGGTCCGCGAACACGCCGTCGGCCTCGACACTGGCTGTGTCTACGGCGGCACACTCACCGCCTACGACTGCCGCGGCGACCGCTTCGTGAGCGTCGCGCCCGACCGGACGGTTCAGGAGCGCCCGGCCCGGAAGTTCGTCACGCCGCGTCGCACCGTCGCCGCCGACTAA
- a CDS encoding isoaspartyl peptidase/L-asparaginase, whose amino-acid sequence MRIIVHGGAGSGTGPGRPTPERQAVLDAAAADGAAEATPLSAVETALRRLEADDRFNAGRGGAIQSDGVVRVDAGLMTSDRAVGAVANVPGVEDAVSAARVVATETPHVCVAGEYAAALAADFGIETGVDLTTERTRERFADADPPTGSPKTHLDWLRERFGRGEGHDHDTVGAVATLKPRSTGSRPTAGEDGARFAAATSTAGRWFALAGRVGDVPQVGSGFFCTPAGGASATGAGEDIARVTLAKLAVDHLAAGAPADRAASLAIDAFEELTGSTAGVIVCGPDGTGAARNSESMQVAVAER is encoded by the coding sequence ATGCGCATCATCGTCCACGGCGGCGCTGGCTCCGGCACCGGTCCCGGCCGACCCACGCCCGAGCGTCAGGCCGTCCTCGACGCCGCCGCGGCCGACGGAGCGGCGGAAGCAACGCCGCTTTCGGCCGTCGAGACGGCGCTTCGCCGACTGGAGGCCGACGACCGGTTCAACGCCGGCCGCGGCGGCGCGATCCAATCGGACGGCGTCGTCCGCGTCGACGCCGGGCTGATGACGAGCGACCGGGCCGTCGGCGCCGTCGCGAACGTTCCCGGCGTCGAGGATGCCGTGAGCGCCGCCCGCGTCGTCGCCACGGAGACGCCACACGTCTGTGTCGCCGGCGAGTACGCCGCCGCGCTCGCGGCCGACTTCGGAATCGAGACGGGCGTCGATCTGACGACCGAACGCACCCGCGAGCGGTTCGCGGACGCCGATCCGCCCACGGGGTCCCCGAAGACGCATCTCGACTGGCTCCGCGAGCGGTTCGGCCGCGGTGAGGGCCACGACCACGACACCGTCGGCGCCGTCGCAACCCTGAAGCCGCGCTCCACGGGAAGCCGACCCACGGCCGGCGAGGACGGAGCGCGGTTCGCCGCCGCCACCTCCACCGCGGGCCGGTGGTTCGCGCTCGCCGGGCGCGTCGGCGACGTGCCACAGGTCGGGTCCGGGTTCTTCTGTACGCCCGCCGGCGGCGCGAGCGCAACGGGTGCCGGCGAGGATATCGCCCGTGTCACCCTCGCGAAGCTGGCGGTCGATCATCTCGCCGCCGGCGCTCCCGCCGACCGGGCCGCATCGCTCGCCATCGACGCGTTCGAGGAACTGACCGGCTCGACGGCCGGCGTCATCGTCTGCGGGCCGGACGGGACGGGGGCGGCGAGAAACAGCGAGTCGATGCAGGTAGCCGTCGCGGAGCGTTAG